One Aureibacillus halotolerans genomic region harbors:
- a CDS encoding penicillin-binding protein: protein MSTKKNPAVNVGVRVLLLAFILLFFVLFGRIVYIQAAKEVDGVQLSDYAESQRTVSKTLEAKRGTIYDRNGMPLAEDVQSYTVYAIVRDGFQGRVKDEEKVAEELAPILGVDQAYILDQLNVTSTEENPGPFQVEFGSSGSKLSYEKKEEIEALDLKGIYFIRENKRFYPNGVFASHVLGYTTENDEGEIVGVMGLEKSLDDYLQQTPGKIQYKRDKLDTKLPNAEEMVVPPHNGASVYLTFDQKIQGFLEDAMKKVEEEYTPSNMIGIVAKPETGQILAMASYPSFDPNVRDITHYQNDAISYRFEPGSTMKVFTVAAAIEEGVFNPNELYQSGRYSFNGSTAISDVRTNWGTISMLEGIQRSSNVAAGILGMEKLGPDRFLEYLKKFDLDKTTGIDLPGETNSRFVYKEPIEKLTTTFGQGTAITPIQQIKALTAVANDGKMMTPYVINEIKNSNNGETLYKGKPEVAGTPISAETAERVRTILGTAVSESVGSGKPYEMEDYDVAGKTGTAQIPGKDGSYMTGHNNYFFSFLGMVPEQDPEFVIYIGIKQPQLGLNQYGYPESGSSPVSKVFKPFVQNTMQYLDIAPREEEQKQEKAQKGFTVKEYKGTDITAVSQQLQEAGMTPVVVGSGKIVRQEPAAGETILPGARVFLLGEENPAMPDLTGYSYREFLRLSSLLNVQPNPTGSGYVVKQNVEAGQPVQEGDYLVVELEPPAPSSTANEDETNGGEDDTTDEYADPSSQGANEEDDASSSAPVE, encoded by the coding sequence ATGAGTACTAAAAAAAACCCAGCGGTGAATGTTGGAGTCAGGGTATTGCTTTTGGCTTTTATCCTGCTCTTTTTTGTATTATTTGGACGTATTGTTTACATTCAGGCGGCAAAAGAAGTAGATGGTGTCCAGCTGTCTGATTACGCAGAAAGTCAGCGAACTGTATCCAAAACATTAGAGGCGAAACGCGGGACCATTTACGATCGGAATGGAATGCCACTTGCCGAAGACGTCCAATCCTATACGGTGTATGCCATTGTCCGTGATGGATTTCAAGGACGTGTCAAGGACGAGGAAAAAGTTGCTGAAGAACTGGCACCGATTTTAGGAGTGGATCAGGCGTATATTCTTGATCAGCTTAACGTCACGTCTACAGAAGAAAACCCTGGTCCCTTTCAAGTTGAATTTGGATCAAGCGGGAGTAAGCTAAGCTATGAGAAAAAGGAAGAGATTGAGGCTCTTGACCTTAAAGGAATCTATTTTATTAGAGAAAACAAACGGTTTTACCCAAACGGTGTCTTCGCCTCCCATGTTTTGGGGTACACAACTGAAAACGACGAAGGGGAAATCGTCGGCGTGATGGGGTTGGAAAAATCCCTCGATGACTATTTACAGCAGACACCAGGGAAAATCCAATACAAGCGCGACAAGCTAGATACCAAATTGCCGAATGCCGAGGAAATGGTGGTGCCACCGCATAATGGGGCGAGTGTTTATCTGACCTTTGACCAAAAAATCCAAGGCTTTTTAGAGGATGCGATGAAAAAAGTCGAAGAGGAATACACACCATCCAATATGATTGGCATTGTCGCTAAGCCGGAGACGGGCCAAATTCTTGCCATGGCTAGCTATCCTTCGTTTGACCCGAACGTTCGCGACATTACACATTATCAAAACGATGCGATTTCCTATCGGTTTGAGCCTGGATCGACAATGAAGGTGTTTACCGTAGCGGCAGCGATAGAAGAGGGCGTTTTTAATCCAAATGAACTCTATCAATCAGGACGGTACTCGTTCAATGGATCAACAGCAATCAGTGACGTTCGCACGAATTGGGGCACGATCAGTATGCTAGAAGGCATTCAGCGCTCCTCAAATGTTGCGGCCGGAATTCTCGGCATGGAGAAGCTAGGGCCTGATCGTTTCCTTGAATATTTGAAGAAATTTGACCTCGACAAGACAACAGGGATTGACCTTCCTGGGGAAACAAACAGTCGGTTTGTTTACAAAGAGCCTATTGAGAAACTCACAACAACCTTTGGTCAAGGAACGGCCATTACACCTATTCAACAAATAAAAGCGTTGACGGCAGTCGCCAATGATGGAAAGATGATGACGCCGTACGTAATCAATGAAATTAAGAATAGCAATAACGGCGAAACTCTGTATAAAGGCAAACCTGAGGTTGCAGGTACGCCAATTTCTGCAGAAACAGCAGAGCGAGTACGTACGATATTGGGGACAGCTGTCTCTGAGTCTGTTGGTTCAGGGAAACCGTACGAGATGGAAGACTACGATGTGGCAGGAAAAACTGGAACTGCGCAAATACCAGGTAAAGATGGCAGTTATATGACGGGTCACAACAACTATTTCTTCTCATTTCTTGGTATGGTTCCAGAGCAAGATCCCGAATTCGTCATTTACATCGGCATTAAACAGCCACAGCTAGGCTTAAATCAATACGGCTATCCAGAATCAGGTTCATCGCCTGTGTCTAAGGTGTTTAAACCATTTGTTCAAAACACGATGCAGTACTTGGATATCGCACCGCGAGAAGAAGAGCAGAAGCAAGAAAAAGCACAAAAAGGATTTACGGTGAAAGAGTACAAAGGAACTGACATCACCGCTGTTTCTCAGCAACTACAAGAAGCTGGAATGACGCCTGTTGTTGTCGGCTCAGGGAAGATTGTACGCCAAGAGCCTGCAGCTGGTGAAACGATACTTCCCGGCGCGAGAGTGTTCCTTCTCGGGGAAGAGAACCCAGCCATGCCTGATCTTACAGGCTACAGCTATCGAGAGTTTCTACGGTTATCCAGCTTGCTTAACGTACAACCAAATCCGACTGGAAGTGGGTATGTCGTAAAGCAAAACGTGGAAGCCGGTCAGCCTGTGCAAGAAGGAGACTATCTCGTTGTCGAGCTTGAGCCTCCAGCACCTTCTTCTACAGCTAACGAAGATGAAACGAATGGCGGAGAGGACGACACAACAGATGAGTACGCGGACCCTTCTTCTCAAGGAGCGAATGAAGAAGACGATGCCTCTTCGTCAGCACCAGTAGAATAG
- a CDS encoding stage V sporulation protein D → MFVSNRTVRKRLFYILLGGILLFIVISARLAYVQVIQSPWLSGKAEDLWSRDLPFEPERGEILDRNGTPLATNVSAPSLYVVPRQIENPAEASKSLAPVLGMTVEKLYGMMTKKESIVKVHPEGRKLTDDKVAAVRKLELNGVYLTEDSKRHYPFGSYLSHVLGFTGIDNQGLTGLEAIYNQELMGKRGQLSFMSDAKGQRLKGEADRYKAPVDGLDLRLTIDSNVQTIIERELDAAEEQYSPDGLVAIAMDPNTGEILGMSSRPDFDPESYKQVPSEVYNRNLPIWSSYEPGSTFKIITLSAALEENLIDLQHDSFYDPGYIKVAGATIKCWKRGGHGSQTYLEVVQNSCNPGFVTMGQKLGKERLFQYVDEFGFGKKTGIDLQGESSGILFDIDNVGPVEQATTSFGQGISVTPIQQVAAVAAAVNGGYLYKPYVAKEWVDPISGLIVDRQTPSLKRQVISEETSKEVRYALESVVAQGTGKNAFVEGYRVGGKTGTAQKAVNGQYLQNNYIVSFIGFAPADDPQIVVYVAVDNPKGTVQFGGVVAAPIVGNIIGDSLQAMEVPKRQNQIEKERTYLDPVLYEVPHLLGLTKKDIRNSLASFHLKHSGEGEVIVAQAPAPGEKVEQGAVIRVYWGEKATLNNEKQQD, encoded by the coding sequence ATGTTTGTTTCGAATCGAACCGTTCGAAAACGACTATTTTATATATTGCTAGGCGGCATTTTATTGTTTATCGTTATTTCTGCGCGACTGGCCTATGTTCAGGTGATTCAAAGTCCGTGGTTGTCTGGTAAAGCGGAGGATCTTTGGAGTCGTGATCTCCCTTTTGAGCCTGAACGAGGGGAAATTCTTGACCGTAACGGGACCCCTTTAGCAACAAACGTAAGTGCGCCATCCCTCTATGTTGTCCCTCGTCAAATTGAGAATCCTGCTGAAGCATCAAAATCCCTTGCACCTGTGCTAGGCATGACGGTTGAAAAGCTTTATGGCATGATGACAAAGAAAGAAAGTATCGTAAAAGTGCATCCTGAGGGACGTAAGCTCACTGATGATAAGGTGGCTGCTGTGCGAAAGCTTGAGTTAAATGGCGTTTATTTAACAGAGGATTCAAAACGGCATTATCCTTTCGGAAGTTATTTATCCCATGTGTTAGGGTTTACAGGCATAGATAATCAAGGGCTAACGGGCTTGGAGGCCATCTACAATCAAGAACTGATGGGGAAGCGAGGGCAATTGTCGTTTATGTCAGATGCTAAAGGGCAACGCCTAAAAGGGGAGGCTGATCGTTACAAAGCCCCTGTTGATGGATTAGATCTCAGGCTAACCATTGATTCCAACGTACAAACGATTATTGAACGCGAGCTTGATGCCGCAGAAGAACAGTATTCCCCTGATGGTCTCGTTGCCATTGCGATGGATCCGAACACTGGTGAAATCCTTGGCATGTCGAGTCGACCTGATTTTGATCCTGAATCATATAAGCAAGTCCCTTCAGAGGTGTATAATCGAAATTTACCCATTTGGAGCTCGTATGAGCCGGGATCTACTTTTAAAATCATAACACTGTCGGCAGCATTGGAAGAAAACTTAATTGATCTGCAGCATGATTCGTTTTATGACCCAGGCTACATTAAGGTTGCAGGCGCTACAATTAAATGTTGGAAACGAGGCGGCCATGGGTCGCAAACGTATTTAGAAGTTGTGCAAAACTCCTGTAACCCAGGATTTGTGACGATGGGTCAGAAGCTTGGAAAAGAACGGTTGTTTCAGTATGTCGATGAGTTTGGCTTCGGCAAAAAAACAGGCATTGATTTGCAAGGCGAAAGCTCCGGTATTCTGTTTGATATTGATAATGTAGGACCCGTCGAACAAGCGACGACATCCTTCGGTCAGGGCATTAGTGTGACTCCGATCCAACAGGTCGCTGCGGTGGCTGCGGCAGTGAATGGCGGGTACTTATACAAGCCTTATGTAGCGAAGGAATGGGTCGACCCTATCTCTGGCCTTATCGTTGATAGACAAACGCCAAGCCTTAAACGCCAAGTGATTTCAGAAGAAACATCGAAAGAAGTTCGCTACGCTTTAGAGAGTGTGGTAGCACAAGGGACGGGCAAAAATGCCTTTGTGGAAGGGTATCGTGTAGGGGGGAAAACAGGGACTGCACAAAAAGCAGTCAATGGGCAATATTTGCAAAACAACTACATTGTTTCTTTCATTGGCTTCGCCCCAGCAGATGATCCGCAAATCGTCGTTTATGTGGCAGTAGACAATCCAAAAGGGACGGTACAATTCGGTGGCGTTGTCGCTGCGCCAATTGTTGGCAATATTATTGGGGACAGTCTGCAAGCGATGGAGGTGCCGAAGAGGCAGAACCAAATTGAAAAAGAGCGTACCTACCTTGATCCTGTGCTCTATGAGGTGCCGCATTTGTTAGGGTTAACGAAAAAGGATATCCGCAATTCTCTCGCCAGTTTTCACCTAAAGCATAGCGGTGAAGGAGAAGTGATCGTTGCTCAAGCACCAGCACCTGGAGAAAAAGTGGAGCAAGGGGCAGTAATTCGTGTATACTGGGGCGAGAAAGCAACGCTTAACAATGAAAAACAGCAAGATTAA
- a CDS encoding UDP-N-acetylmuramoyl-L-alanyl-D-glutamate--2,6-diaminopimelate ligase: MKLSTLLQQAIPFYTAVHGEVNVTGISMDSRKVSEGDLFVCIKGLQHDSHLYAADAEANGAVAIIAERPLASTLPVIVVDDSRTALAQLADAFFQSPTNQLHLTGVTGTNGKTTTTYLIDAIYTHAGIRTGTLGTTGLKVGDSLQALPNTTPESLTLQQAFRDMVDQQVTAGIMEVSSHALVTGRTRGCQFDVAIFTNLTQDHLDYHQTLTAYQDAKRLLFASLPAKTKTGKPTFAILNVDDKASAGFRDVTQGLVVTYGLENEADFSASQLVLKSKGTTFNLKTPDGFFAMTLPLAGKFNVYNALAAAAACFVNGIDSRTIAEGLENVPVIPGRFELVNAGQKFPVIVDYAHTPDSLKNVLDTAKELTEGRVIVVCGCGGDRDRTKRPIMAKNAVDGADYAIFTNDNPRSESPEQIFTDMTQSFKGETAFEVISDRREAITKAIHMATDSDLVLIAGKGHETYQIIGKDTFHFDDREEATMAIQTRDQNEN; this comes from the coding sequence TTGAAATTATCGACGTTATTACAGCAAGCAATTCCCTTTTATACAGCAGTTCATGGAGAAGTCAATGTGACAGGCATTTCGATGGATTCTCGTAAAGTGTCCGAAGGGGATTTGTTTGTTTGCATAAAAGGCCTTCAGCATGATAGCCATTTGTATGCTGCAGATGCCGAAGCCAATGGCGCCGTGGCGATTATTGCCGAGCGCCCATTGGCTTCTACCCTCCCAGTCATTGTTGTCGACGACTCACGAACGGCGCTCGCCCAACTGGCGGACGCGTTTTTTCAGTCTCCAACAAACCAATTGCACTTAACTGGCGTGACGGGAACAAACGGAAAGACGACGACAACCTATTTAATTGATGCCATTTATACGCACGCAGGAATTCGGACAGGAACACTAGGGACAACTGGTTTAAAAGTGGGGGACTCGTTACAAGCGTTACCAAACACGACCCCTGAATCTCTGACTTTACAGCAAGCCTTCCGAGACATGGTAGATCAACAAGTGACAGCAGGCATTATGGAAGTGTCTTCCCATGCGTTGGTCACTGGGCGAACACGTGGCTGTCAGTTTGACGTGGCGATTTTTACGAACCTAACACAGGACCATCTCGATTATCATCAAACGCTTACGGCGTATCAAGATGCAAAACGTTTGTTGTTTGCCTCACTGCCAGCAAAAACAAAAACGGGCAAACCGACCTTTGCTATATTAAACGTCGATGATAAGGCATCTGCAGGGTTTCGTGACGTTACCCAAGGTCTTGTCGTAACATATGGTCTTGAAAATGAAGCTGATTTTTCAGCGTCACAGCTCGTTCTAAAAAGCAAGGGAACTACGTTTAATCTGAAAACTCCAGATGGATTTTTTGCCATGACCTTGCCGCTCGCTGGCAAATTTAATGTGTACAATGCGCTCGCTGCTGCCGCAGCATGTTTTGTCAATGGCATTGACAGTAGAACAATTGCCGAAGGGCTTGAGAACGTTCCTGTCATTCCTGGCCGTTTCGAACTTGTGAATGCAGGGCAAAAATTTCCTGTTATCGTCGATTACGCGCACACACCAGACAGCTTAAAAAATGTCCTCGACACTGCCAAGGAGCTAACTGAAGGGCGTGTTATCGTGGTTTGTGGCTGTGGAGGCGATCGTGATCGAACAAAACGTCCTATTATGGCAAAAAATGCAGTGGACGGCGCTGATTATGCCATCTTTACGAATGACAATCCACGAAGTGAATCGCCTGAGCAAATTTTCACTGATATGACCCAATCGTTTAAGGGCGAGACGGCGTTTGAGGTGATTTCTGATCGACGTGAAGCAATCACTAAGGCGATTCACATGGCAACAGACTCCGACCTAGTATTAATTGCTGGTAAGGGCCATGAAACGTATCAAATCATCGGTAAAGACACGTTTCACTTTGATGATCGTGAAGAAGCAACAATGGCGATTCAAACGAGGGATCAAAATGAGAATTAA
- a CDS encoding UDP-N-acetylmuramoyl-tripeptide--D-alanyl-D-alanine ligase → MRIKLKTMMQHWPEYRLAPVAPEEISLVTKDSRSTQPNALYVPIVGERLNGHLFAEEAVSNGAEVLFWQKEEPVPPTLQSVCSIFFVEDTTVALQQLAQLYRFQVNPFVIAITGSNGKTTVKDLVAGVCEKKGKTHKTAGNLNNHIGVPMTLLSMPDDCAFLIVEMGMNHAGEIEVLSKLAAPDMAIVTNVGESHIEFLGSRENIAKAKLEIAEGLKADGALLVDGDEPLLSHPAIQADGRIGFTDRASVRLRIEKTDLHGQNFVYRGESYSLALLGAHNSKNAAYAIEVGSRLGLSHEQIQAGLTQAAFTPMRMQLLTGPNEVTIINDAYNASPTSMRAALTVLKDMAHRSAKVAVLGDIFELGEPYDEEMHRSVGGEVTSPITALIAIGEKARWIAEETMLVTDGSVHVHHVKTKEEALELLRPFLHDDALLLFKASRGMALEWLIDQLMKE, encoded by the coding sequence ATGAGAATTAAACTTAAAACAATGATGCAGCATTGGCCAGAGTATCGTTTAGCACCTGTAGCCCCAGAAGAGATTTCGCTTGTTACAAAAGATTCCAGGAGCACGCAGCCGAATGCCCTTTACGTGCCTATCGTTGGGGAGCGGCTAAATGGGCATCTGTTTGCTGAAGAAGCGGTTTCTAATGGTGCTGAAGTCCTTTTTTGGCAAAAGGAAGAGCCTGTCCCACCAACATTACAAAGCGTTTGCTCGATCTTTTTCGTCGAGGATACGACGGTGGCATTACAGCAGCTTGCTCAGCTATATCGGTTTCAAGTGAACCCATTCGTCATTGCGATTACAGGGAGCAACGGCAAAACGACAGTGAAAGATCTTGTCGCCGGGGTATGCGAAAAAAAGGGGAAGACGCATAAAACCGCTGGAAACTTAAACAATCATATCGGTGTGCCGATGACTTTATTGAGCATGCCAGACGACTGTGCGTTTCTTATCGTAGAGATGGGAATGAACCACGCAGGAGAAATTGAAGTGTTGAGCAAGCTTGCAGCACCTGACATGGCGATCGTTACCAATGTCGGCGAATCACATATTGAGTTTTTAGGCTCACGTGAGAATATTGCCAAAGCAAAGCTTGAAATTGCCGAAGGCTTGAAGGCAGACGGTGCCCTTTTAGTTGATGGCGATGAGCCATTACTGTCGCATCCTGCTATACAAGCGGATGGTCGCATTGGTTTTACAGATCGGGCTAGCGTTCGACTACGCATTGAGAAAACCGATTTGCACGGTCAAAACTTTGTCTATCGCGGCGAAAGCTATTCATTGGCATTGCTTGGTGCGCATAATAGTAAAAATGCAGCATATGCGATCGAAGTTGGATCTCGCTTAGGTCTTTCACACGAACAGATTCAAGCGGGGCTGACACAAGCAGCGTTTACACCGATGCGTATGCAGCTGCTTACTGGACCAAATGAAGTCACCATCATTAATGACGCTTATAATGCAAGTCCAACCTCCATGCGAGCTGCCTTGACAGTGCTAAAAGACATGGCACATCGAAGCGCCAAAGTGGCTGTATTAGGGGATATTTTTGAGCTTGGGGAACCATATGATGAAGAGATGCACCGAAGTGTAGGGGGAGAAGTCACTTCTCCGATCACAGCGTTGATTGCGATTGGAGAGAAAGCTCGATGGATCGCTGAAGAAACGATGCTTGTCACAGACGGTTCAGTTCATGTACATCATGTGAAAACGAAAGAGGAAGCCCTTGAATTGTTGCGCCCATTCTTGCATGATGATGCCCTTTTATTATTTAAGGCTTCGCGTGGTATGGCCTTGGAATGGTTGATCGATCAATTGATGAAAGAATAG
- the mraY gene encoding phospho-N-acetylmuramoyl-pentapeptide-transferase produces the protein MPEETLLMTLGLAFILTVLLSPVAIPMLKRLNFGQKIRDEGPKSHQKKSGTPQMGGLIIIMAALLGSVLIAQRFYTISNELLLLLAALLGFGLVGFLDDFIKVVLKRNLGLTSKQKMAAQILVSVGFCVGLWLLNHPTYIELPATGVSVNFGIVFFLIAIFILIGTSNAVNLTDGLDGLVAGTSAVAFSAFGVLAWYQGQPDVAIFCVAIVGAVLGFLVFNAHPAKIFMGDTGSLALGGALAGVALLTKLELLLVIIGGVFVIETLSVIIQVLSYKTTGKRVFKMSPLHHHYELSGWSEWRVVATFWAVAFVCAALGIYLEVWV, from the coding sequence ATCCCAGAGGAAACGTTACTCATGACTTTAGGTCTTGCTTTTATTTTGACGGTGTTGCTGTCGCCAGTCGCAATTCCGATGTTAAAACGCCTTAATTTTGGGCAGAAAATCCGCGATGAAGGACCAAAATCCCATCAAAAAAAATCAGGGACACCGCAGATGGGTGGACTCATTATCATCATGGCAGCACTGCTTGGTTCAGTGCTAATTGCACAGAGGTTTTACACTATTAGCAATGAATTACTGCTACTGCTTGCTGCCTTGCTCGGCTTTGGCCTTGTAGGCTTTCTTGATGACTTCATAAAAGTTGTCTTGAAGCGAAACCTAGGGCTCACATCTAAACAGAAAATGGCTGCTCAAATCCTCGTCTCGGTAGGATTCTGTGTCGGTCTTTGGTTGTTGAATCATCCTACATATATTGAGCTGCCTGCAACAGGCGTAAGTGTGAACTTTGGCATTGTTTTTTTCCTGATCGCGATTTTTATTCTGATTGGAACATCCAATGCCGTTAACTTGACGGATGGTCTTGACGGTCTAGTTGCGGGCACATCTGCTGTGGCGTTTAGTGCCTTTGGTGTGTTGGCCTGGTATCAAGGACAACCGGATGTGGCGATCTTTTGTGTCGCCATCGTAGGCGCTGTCCTAGGATTTCTTGTGTTTAATGCACATCCCGCTAAAATATTTATGGGGGACACGGGCTCACTTGCCTTAGGTGGCGCACTCGCAGGTGTTGCATTGCTCACAAAGCTAGAGCTGTTGTTGGTGATCATCGGCGGCGTGTTTGTCATTGAAACTCTATCGGTGATTATTCAAGTTCTTTCCTATAAAACAACAGGCAAACGAGTGTTTAAGATGAGCCCTTTGCACCATCATTATGAGCTTTCTGGCTGGTCGGAATGGCGTGTGGTTGCGACGTTCTGGGCGGTTGCATTCGTTTGTGCGGCACTTGGAATCTATTTAGAGGTGTGGGTCTAA
- the murD gene encoding UDP-N-acetylmuramoyl-L-alanine--D-glutamate ligase codes for MKEYTQLQGKSVLVVGLAKSGMAAVHALRKLGAIVTVNDQLPYKDNQDAQTLYKQGIQVVCGSHPPELVGGMDVVVKNPGVPYTNPVIEAAMQRGLPIWTEIELAYLLSEAPIIAITGSNGKTTTTTLISKMLIASGIRARTAGNIGNVAVEVAQQATAEDVLVMELSSFQLAGIESFTPQVSVLLNLYDAHLDYHGHRRDYFAAKAKLFQHGENQQAIFIQEAAVETLRAYDLLTISDFESFTSIGLSENGTGIDNGALYVKHQQVMKLEEIVLPGEHNHENIVAAVNAASIFGATTVGIRQVLTTFEGVSHRLQFVRSLHGRLFYNDSKATNTLATITALKAFKAPVILIAGGLDRGQGFDDLKGQMKNVKAMVVFGETKEKLTTFGESEGIDQMKAVDNVEEAVQTAYTLSASGDVVLLSPACASWDQFRTFEERGDMFIQSVHTLN; via the coding sequence GTGAAGGAATACACTCAGTTACAAGGAAAATCAGTGCTCGTTGTTGGTCTCGCAAAAAGTGGAATGGCAGCGGTCCATGCCTTACGTAAATTAGGGGCCATTGTAACGGTCAATGATCAGCTTCCCTATAAGGATAACCAGGACGCACAAACGCTCTACAAGCAGGGCATACAAGTGGTGTGTGGGTCACATCCACCTGAGTTGGTAGGAGGCATGGATGTGGTCGTAAAAAACCCAGGCGTTCCTTATACCAATCCAGTCATTGAAGCGGCAATGCAAAGAGGACTACCCATCTGGACAGAGATCGAGCTTGCGTATTTGTTGTCGGAAGCGCCGATCATTGCCATCACCGGATCAAACGGCAAAACGACAACGACAACGTTGATTTCCAAAATGCTTATAGCTTCAGGAATTCGTGCCCGGACGGCAGGAAATATCGGCAACGTTGCTGTAGAAGTCGCTCAGCAAGCAACAGCTGAAGACGTTCTTGTGATGGAATTATCCAGCTTTCAGCTTGCTGGAATCGAGTCCTTTACACCACAAGTGTCGGTGTTGCTTAACTTATACGATGCGCATTTGGATTACCACGGGCATCGACGTGATTATTTTGCGGCAAAAGCAAAACTTTTTCAGCATGGAGAGAACCAACAGGCTATTTTCATCCAAGAAGCTGCTGTTGAGACGTTACGGGCATACGACTTATTGACGATTAGTGACTTCGAGTCGTTTACGTCAATTGGTCTTTCGGAAAACGGCACAGGCATCGATAATGGTGCGCTTTATGTGAAGCATCAGCAGGTGATGAAGCTAGAGGAGATTGTCCTGCCAGGTGAGCATAATCATGAGAACATCGTCGCAGCTGTCAACGCAGCGTCGATTTTTGGAGCGACGACAGTAGGTATTCGACAGGTTTTGACAACTTTTGAAGGCGTCTCTCACCGGCTGCAATTTGTGCGTTCATTGCATGGGCGGTTATTTTATAATGATTCTAAAGCAACAAACACCCTTGCGACCATTACAGCCTTAAAGGCGTTTAAAGCGCCTGTGATATTAATTGCTGGTGGGCTGGACCGTGGACAAGGTTTTGATGACCTTAAAGGACAAATGAAAAACGTGAAGGCAATGGTTGTGTTTGGAGAGACGAAGGAAAAATTGACAACCTTTGGTGAGTCTGAAGGGATAGATCAGATGAAGGCGGTCGATAATGTGGAGGAAGCTGTTCAGACTGCCTACACCCTTTCAGCGTCAGGCGATGTCGTGTTGCTCTCCCCTGCATGTGCAAGCTGGGATCAGTTCAGAACTTTTGAAGAGCGAGGAGACATGTTCATTCAGTCTGTGCATACCTTGAATTAG
- the spoVE gene encoding stage V sporulation protein E gives MKKQTPDFFLFSVTMLLLAIGIIMVYSASAIWADYKFDDPFFFAKRQLLFAGLGIVAMLFVMQVDYWNWRSWSLVLLIVCFLLLVLVLIPGVGLVRGGARSWLGVGAFSIQPSEFMKLAMIAFLARFLAQRQKYITQWRKGMLPVLGLVFLAFGMIMLQPDLGTGTVMVATCMVMLFAAGAKIRHFIMLGLLGVVGFAGLVLSAPYRIKRITSFMDPWSDPLGSGFQIIQSLYAIGPGGLLGLGIGQSRQKYFYLPEPQTDFIFSIVAEELGFIGGVFVLLLFAIILWRGIRIALGAPDLYGAFIALGICTMIAVQVFINIGVVTGLMPVTGITLPFLSYGGSSLMLMLVAVGVLLNVSKHAK, from the coding sequence ATGAAAAAACAAACCCCTGATTTCTTTTTGTTCTCGGTGACGATGCTTTTGCTCGCTATTGGCATCATCATGGTGTATAGTGCGAGTGCGATTTGGGCGGATTATAAATTTGATGACCCTTTTTTCTTTGCCAAACGGCAGCTTCTTTTTGCAGGTCTAGGGATCGTCGCAATGCTCTTTGTTATGCAAGTGGACTACTGGAATTGGCGATCGTGGTCCCTCGTCTTGCTTATCGTCTGCTTTCTACTTCTCGTGCTTGTTTTGATCCCTGGGGTCGGTCTTGTTCGAGGCGGGGCAAGGAGTTGGCTCGGCGTTGGCGCCTTTTCAATCCAACCCTCGGAGTTTATGAAATTAGCGATGATCGCTTTTTTAGCACGCTTTTTAGCACAGCGGCAAAAGTACATTACGCAATGGCGAAAAGGGATGCTCCCTGTTTTAGGGCTTGTCTTTTTGGCGTTTGGCATGATTATGTTGCAACCGGATCTAGGCACTGGCACGGTGATGGTCGCTACTTGTATGGTGATGCTGTTTGCTGCCGGTGCGAAAATCAGGCACTTTATCATGCTTGGACTGCTAGGTGTTGTTGGTTTTGCGGGATTGGTATTATCTGCACCGTATCGAATTAAACGTATTACGTCCTTTATGGATCCCTGGTCAGATCCACTGGGGAGTGGATTTCAAATCATTCAGTCATTGTATGCGATTGGCCCTGGTGGTCTTTTAGGACTAGGCATTGGACAGTCACGACAAAAATACTTTTATTTACCCGAGCCTCAAACAGATTTTATTTTTTCAATTGTTGCTGAGGAATTGGGATTCATTGGTGGGGTGTTCGTTCTGTTGTTGTTTGCCATCATTCTATGGCGAGGGATACGTATTGCCCTTGGCGCACCGGATTTGTATGGGGCATTCATCGCTTTGGGCATCTGTACAATGATTGCCGTTCAGGTGTTTATCAACATTGGCGTCGTTACAGGGCTAATGCCAGTGACAGGAATTACACTTCCGTTTTTGAGCTACGGAGGGTCTTCTTTAATGCTAATGCTTGTTGCTGTGGGAGTGCTTCTTAATGTCAGTAAACACGCAAAATAA